The Streptomyces pactum genome contains a region encoding:
- a CDS encoding ketosynthase chain-length factor, with protein MSGPQRTRSRSKDSGQDGSRRAVVTGLGVVSPHGIGAEVFWKAVADGTSSLGPVTREGCENMPLRVAGEVRGFDAAETVEERYLVQTDRFTHFALAATQLALDDARYGRADIESPFSVGVVTAAGSGGGEFGQRELQNLWGQGSRYVGPYQSIAWFYAASTGQISIRNDFKGPCGVVAADEAGGLDALAHAALAVRNGTDTVVCGATEAPLAPYSIVCQLGYPELSRATEPDRAYRPFTDAACGFAPAEGGAVLVVEEEAAARDRGADVRATVAGHAATFTGPSRWAESRQGLARAIEGALAEAGCRPEEVDVVFADALGVPEADRAEALALADALGPHARRVPVTAPKTGMGRAYCAAPVLDVATAVLAMEHGLVPPTPHVFDVCHDLDVVAGRARPAQTHTALILGRGLMGSNSALVLRQGAVPSTDR; from the coding sequence ATGAGCGGACCACAACGGACCAGGAGCCGGAGCAAGGACTCGGGCCAGGACGGAAGCAGGCGCGCCGTCGTCACCGGACTCGGTGTGGTGTCCCCGCACGGCATCGGGGCCGAGGTCTTCTGGAAGGCGGTCGCGGACGGCACCAGCAGTCTCGGGCCCGTCACCCGGGAGGGCTGCGAGAACATGCCCCTGCGGGTCGCGGGCGAGGTGCGCGGCTTCGACGCGGCCGAGACGGTCGAGGAGCGCTATCTCGTCCAGACCGACCGGTTCACGCACTTCGCGCTTGCCGCCACCCAACTGGCCCTGGACGACGCCCGTTACGGGCGCGCCGACATCGAGTCACCGTTCTCGGTCGGCGTGGTCACCGCCGCGGGATCGGGCGGCGGCGAGTTCGGGCAGCGGGAGCTGCAGAACCTGTGGGGCCAGGGGTCCCGGTACGTCGGCCCCTACCAGTCGATCGCCTGGTTCTACGCGGCCAGCACCGGTCAGATCTCCATCCGCAACGACTTCAAGGGTCCCTGCGGGGTCGTGGCCGCCGACGAGGCGGGCGGCCTGGACGCCCTGGCGCACGCGGCGCTGGCCGTGCGGAACGGCACCGACACGGTGGTCTGCGGCGCGACGGAGGCGCCGCTCGCCCCGTACTCGATCGTCTGCCAACTGGGTTACCCCGAGCTGAGCCGGGCCACCGAACCCGACCGCGCCTACCGTCCGTTCACCGATGCGGCCTGCGGGTTCGCCCCGGCCGAGGGCGGTGCCGTGCTCGTGGTGGAGGAGGAAGCGGCGGCCCGGGACCGCGGGGCGGACGTGCGGGCGACGGTGGCCGGGCACGCGGCGACCTTCACCGGCCCGTCCCGCTGGGCGGAGTCCCGGCAGGGGCTGGCCCGCGCGATCGAGGGCGCGCTGGCCGAGGCGGGGTGCCGGCCCGAGGAGGTGGACGTGGTGTTCGCGGACGCCCTCGGCGTCCCGGAGGCCGACCGGGCCGAGGCCCTGGCCCTCGCCGACGCGCTCGGCCCGCACGCGCGGCGCGTGCCGGTCACCGCGCCGAAGACCGGGATGGGGCGGGCGTACTGCGCGGCGCCGGTGCTGGACGTGGCGACCGCGGTGCTGGCCATGGAGCACGGGCTGGTCCCGCCCACACCGCACGTGTTCGACGTGTGCCACGACCTGGACGTGGTGGCCGGCCGGGCCCGCCCCGCCCAGACGCACACCGCCCTGATCCTCGGCCGCGGCCTGATGGGCTCCAACTCGGCGCTCGTCCTGCGGCAGGGCGCCGTGCCGTCCACGGACCGATGA
- a CDS encoding cupin domain-containing protein, which translates to MTDQQVRIVSLGDIAPNRRRGGDLRALLTPTTAGSTSGFMGVAIVQPGDRIAEHYHPYSEEFVYVTDGALEVDLDGVPHALSTGQGLLIPQDMRHRFRNVGDVEARLVFHLGPLAPRPELGHVDTEDAAGNALPHDRDDGRDDGQGPGHAGCAGHGQPATAAEAVS; encoded by the coding sequence ATGACAGACCAGCAGGTACGCATCGTCTCCCTCGGCGACATCGCGCCGAACCGCCGCCGCGGCGGAGACCTCCGCGCCCTTCTCACGCCCACCACCGCCGGGTCGACCAGCGGCTTCATGGGCGTGGCCATCGTGCAGCCAGGCGACCGCATCGCCGAGCACTACCACCCGTATTCGGAGGAGTTCGTGTACGTCACCGACGGCGCGCTCGAGGTGGACCTGGACGGGGTGCCGCACGCCCTCTCCACCGGGCAGGGGCTGCTGATCCCGCAGGACATGCGCCACCGCTTCCGCAACGTGGGCGACGTCGAGGCGCGCCTCGTCTTCCACCTGGGGCCGCTGGCCCCACGGCCGGAACTCGGCCACGTCGACACGGAGGACGCGGCCGGCAACGCCCTCCCGCACGACCGGGACGACGGCCGGGACGACGGCCAGGGCCCCGGCCACGCGGGGTGCGCGGGGCACGGGCAGCCCGCCACCGCGGCCGAGGCGGTGTCATGA
- a CDS encoding helix-turn-helix domain-containing protein: MTHASDKLRIQRQREAFGRRVREYRLSAGLSQEELAEAAGIHRTYVSSLERGQRNVSLDNIIALARALKIDAAQLLEGI, encoded by the coding sequence ATGACGCACGCCTCCGACAAGCTCCGCATCCAGCGGCAGCGTGAGGCGTTCGGCCGCCGCGTGCGGGAGTACCGTCTCTCAGCAGGCCTCTCACAAGAAGAGCTCGCGGAAGCTGCGGGGATCCACCGCACCTACGTCTCTTCGTTGGAACGAGGTCAGCGCAACGTAAGTCTTGACAACATCATTGCCCTCGCACGTGCACTCAAGATCGATGCCGCACAATTGCTCGAAGGTATCTGA
- a CDS encoding acyl carrier protein: MTDQLDYQVTVEELATLMKRTAGVHVDPVTLQQQADAGFDTFGLDSLGLLGIVAELEKRYGLGLPEQAERCKTPADFLALINGALKTGV; this comes from the coding sequence ATGACCGACCAACTGGACTACCAGGTGACCGTCGAGGAGCTCGCGACGCTCATGAAGCGCACCGCGGGCGTGCACGTCGACCCGGTCACCCTCCAGCAGCAGGCCGACGCCGGTTTCGACACCTTCGGCCTGGACTCCCTCGGCCTGCTGGGCATCGTGGCCGAGCTGGAGAAGCGGTACGGGCTGGGCCTGCCGGAGCAGGCCGAGCGCTGCAAGACGCCCGCGGATTTCCTCGCGCTGATCAACGGCGCCCTGAAGACGGGAGTGTGA
- a CDS encoding FAD-dependent oxidoreductase, with protein sequence MNQRADRSGGAAPGGGVHRVPVLIVGGSLVGLSTSVFLGRLGIRHTLVERHAGTSIHPRGRGNNVRTMEIFRVAGTEPDIRKAAAVLADNHGIFQTPTLVGDAGEWLFKEMDAGGGLARFSPSSWCLCSQNDLEPELLTHATNLGGDLRFGTELLSFEADAEGVTAIVKSRETGEHSTIRADYLVAADGPRSPVREQLGIEQSGPGDLFHNVSITFRSRRLADVVGDRRFIVCYLTNEDADGALLPVDNRENWVFHAPWHPEQGETVEDFTDERCAAHISRAIGVPDLDVEITGKAPWHAAQRVARSYRSGRVLLAGDSAHEMSPTGAFGSNTGIQDAHNLAWKLAAVLEGWAGEGLLDTYDAERRPVAEATSARAAGRSVEHSHPGFAPPPGMGGGAPAGGPEGGPGGPPAGGPGGGPGGPPAGGPGGPGGPPAGGPGGPGGPPAGGPGGPGGPGGPGGGPQRGILNVALGYRYPQGAVVGADPATPVVPESLDLTGAPGSRAPHVWLRRGDDRARISTLDLYEDSLVLLSDAAQPTGWHEAATRLAADLRVPLKSYRVGGTPAADLIQDDEEADWAKAHGVTRGGAVLVRPDGFVAWRSPGPAPDPEQMLRQVVRTVLALA encoded by the coding sequence ATGAACCAAAGAGCCGATCGGTCCGGCGGAGCCGCCCCCGGGGGCGGAGTCCACCGCGTCCCGGTGCTCATCGTCGGCGGATCCCTGGTGGGCCTGTCGACCTCGGTGTTCCTGGGGCGGCTGGGCATCCGGCACACCCTGGTGGAGCGCCACGCCGGCACCTCCATCCACCCCCGCGGGCGCGGCAACAACGTCCGCACGATGGAGATCTTCCGCGTGGCCGGCACCGAGCCGGACATCAGGAAGGCCGCCGCCGTCCTGGCCGACAACCACGGCATCTTCCAGACACCCACCCTGGTCGGCGACGCGGGGGAGTGGCTGTTCAAGGAGATGGACGCAGGGGGCGGACTGGCCCGCTTCAGCCCCAGCTCCTGGTGCCTGTGCTCCCAGAACGACCTGGAGCCGGAACTCCTCACCCACGCCACGAACCTCGGCGGCGACCTGCGCTTCGGCACGGAGCTGCTGTCGTTCGAGGCCGACGCCGAGGGTGTCACCGCCATCGTCAAGAGCCGGGAGACCGGTGAGCACTCCACCATCCGCGCGGACTACCTCGTCGCCGCCGACGGTCCCCGCAGCCCCGTCCGCGAGCAGTTGGGCATTGAGCAGAGCGGCCCCGGCGACCTCTTCCACAACGTCAGCATCACCTTCCGCTCCCGCCGCCTCGCCGACGTCGTGGGCGACCGCCGCTTCATCGTCTGCTATCTGACCAACGAGGACGCCGACGGCGCCCTCCTGCCGGTCGACAACCGCGAGAACTGGGTCTTTCACGCCCCCTGGCACCCCGAACAGGGTGAAACGGTCGAGGACTTCACCGACGAGCGCTGCGCCGCCCACATCAGCCGCGCGATCGGCGTCCCGGACCTCGACGTGGAGATCACCGGCAAGGCACCCTGGCACGCCGCCCAGCGCGTCGCCCGCAGCTACCGCTCCGGTCGCGTCCTCCTGGCCGGCGACTCGGCCCACGAGATGTCCCCGACCGGCGCCTTCGGTTCCAACACCGGCATCCAGGACGCCCACAACCTGGCCTGGAAACTCGCCGCGGTCCTGGAGGGCTGGGCGGGCGAGGGCCTCCTGGACACCTACGACGCGGAACGCCGCCCGGTCGCGGAGGCCACCAGCGCCCGAGCCGCCGGACGCTCGGTCGAACACAGCCACCCGGGGTTCGCACCACCGCCCGGTATGGGGGGCGGGGCACCGGCCGGCGGCCCCGAGGGCGGTCCCGGCGGTCCCCCTGCGGGCGGTCCCGGGGGCGGTCCCGGCGGTCCCCCTGCGGGCGGTCCCGGCGGTCCCGGCGGTCCTCCTGCGGGCGGTCCTGGTGGTCCCGGCGGTCCCCCTGCGGGCGGTCCTGGTGGTCCCGGCGGTCCCGGCGGTCCCGGCGGAGGCCCGCAGCGCGGCATCCTCAACGTCGCCCTCGGCTACCGCTACCCCCAGGGCGCGGTGGTCGGCGCCGACCCGGCGACCCCGGTGGTCCCGGAGAGCCTCGACCTCACCGGCGCACCGGGCAGCCGGGCCCCCCACGTCTGGCTCCGCCGCGGCGACGACCGGGCCCGCATCTCCACCCTGGACCTCTACGAGGACTCCCTGGTCCTGCTCAGCGACGCGGCACAGCCCACCGGCTGGCACGAGGCGGCGACGCGCCTGGCGGCCGATCTGCGGGTCCCGCTGAAGTCGTACCGCGTGGGCGGAACACCGGCGGCCGACCTCATCCAGGACGACGAGGAAGCCGACTGGGCGAAGGCCCACGGAGTGACCCGCGGCGGTGCGGTCCTCGTCCGCCCCGACGGCTTCGTCGCGTGGCGCTCCCCGGGCCCGGCCCCGGACCCGGAGCAGATGCTGCGCCAGGTCGTGAGGACGGTACTGGCACTGGCGTGA
- a CDS encoding SchA/CurD-like domain-containing protein: protein MSVSPVVATDTVSADALTTDAAAASAAVAADAGGVSVSAFDGSRVRVVLMLDIHDGMQQEFLDAYDGIRDRVAAVRGHVSDQLCQSVDNPTQWLLTSEWESAEPFLAWVNSEEHLDTVEPLQDYVRDTHSLRYSVLRETAGAESPSAAAGEPPPAAPRIGGNVVRHALTFTVRSGSEEEVARLLSGYAPPDARVDGSGRLLRTSVFLHGNRVVRAVEVQGDLQTALRHVAGQPAVRAVEEALNPFLEQRRDLRDPRDARRFFTRAAMPAVHHVSSAARTGARTQRVALLYPVRPGAGPELARLLARQDAQAAHTPDSPVLAATVFHRDDLVVRLLDMDGDPDDAPAFVLGLHGSADASGAAASAGVAVAERLLDTAAVGIDGPLTEARTMSQLLARARMTPLTDRRSAVS from the coding sequence ATGTCGGTCTCTCCCGTCGTAGCGACGGATACCGTGTCGGCGGATGCCCTGACCACAGACGCCGCGGCGGCATCGGCCGCCGTGGCCGCGGACGCGGGCGGCGTGTCGGTATCCGCGTTCGACGGATCCCGCGTGCGGGTCGTCCTGATGCTGGACATCCACGACGGAATGCAGCAGGAGTTCCTGGACGCCTACGACGGCATCCGGGACCGGGTCGCCGCCGTTCGGGGACACGTCAGCGACCAGTTGTGCCAGTCCGTGGACAATCCCACCCAGTGGCTGCTCACCAGTGAGTGGGAGAGCGCGGAGCCCTTCCTGGCCTGGGTCAACAGCGAAGAGCACCTGGACACCGTCGAGCCCCTGCAGGACTACGTCCGCGACACCCACTCCCTGCGCTACAGCGTCCTGCGGGAGACCGCCGGTGCCGAGTCCCCGTCCGCCGCGGCAGGTGAGCCGCCGCCGGCCGCTCCCCGGATCGGGGGCAACGTCGTACGGCACGCCCTGACCTTCACCGTGCGGTCCGGCAGCGAGGAGGAGGTCGCCCGGCTGCTGTCCGGCTACGCGCCGCCCGACGCCCGCGTCGACGGCTCCGGTCGGCTGCTGCGCACCTCGGTCTTCCTGCACGGCAACCGGGTCGTACGAGCCGTGGAGGTGCAGGGCGACCTGCAGACCGCACTGCGCCACGTCGCCGGGCAGCCCGCGGTGCGGGCCGTCGAGGAGGCCCTCAACCCGTTCCTGGAGCAGCGGCGGGACCTGCGCGATCCCCGGGACGCCCGGCGGTTCTTCACACGGGCCGCCATGCCGGCGGTCCACCACGTGTCGTCCGCCGCCAGGACCGGCGCGCGCACGCAACGCGTCGCGCTGCTCTACCCGGTCCGCCCCGGCGCCGGTCCCGAACTGGCCCGGCTGCTCGCCCGCCAGGACGCGCAGGCCGCGCACACACCGGACAGCCCGGTCCTGGCTGCCACCGTCTTCCACCGCGACGACCTGGTCGTACGGCTCCTCGACATGGACGGTGACCCGGACGACGCGCCCGCTTTCGTCCTGGGTCTGCACGGGTCCGCCGACGCCTCCGGGGCAGCCGCGAGCGCCGGGGTCGCCGTGGCCGAGCGGCTGCTGGACACCGCCGCCGTCGGTATCGACGGGCCACTGACGGAGGCCCGCACGATGTCCCAGTTGCTCGCGCGGGCCCGCATGACGCCCTTGACCGACCGGCGTTCCGCAGTCTCCTGA
- a CDS encoding beta-ketoacyl-[acyl-carrier-protein] synthase family protein: MSRRRVAVTGIGVVAPGGIGVPQFWGLLSDGRTATRRISLFDPAGLRSQIAAECDFEPSEHGLDLATVQRSDRYVQFALVAAAEAVRDADLDLARDDPWRAGATLGTAVGGTTRLEHDYVLVSERGSRWDVDDRRAEPHLERAFTPATLSSAVAEEFGVRGPVQTVSTGCTSGLDAVGYAYHAVAEGRVDVCLAGAADSPISPITMACFDAIKATSPNNDDPAHASRPFDADRNGFVMGEGAAVLVLEDLEHARARGADVYCEISGYATFGNAYHMTGLTKEGLEMARAIDTALDMAGLDGSAIDYVNAHGSGTQQNDRHETAAVKRSLGEHAYATPMSSIKSMVGHSLGAIGSIELAACVLAMAHQVVPPTANYTTPDPECDLDYVPREARERTLRHVLSVGSGFGGFQSAVVLSGSEGGLR, translated from the coding sequence ATGAGCAGGCGTCGGGTCGCCGTCACGGGCATAGGCGTCGTCGCCCCGGGCGGGATCGGCGTGCCCCAGTTCTGGGGCCTGCTGTCCGACGGCCGTACGGCGACGCGCCGCATCTCCCTGTTCGACCCGGCCGGGCTGCGATCGCAGATAGCCGCCGAGTGCGACTTCGAACCGTCCGAGCACGGGCTGGACCTCGCTACCGTCCAGCGGTCCGACCGCTACGTGCAGTTCGCACTCGTCGCCGCCGCCGAGGCGGTACGGGACGCGGACCTCGACCTGGCGCGGGACGACCCCTGGCGGGCCGGCGCCACGCTCGGCACGGCCGTCGGCGGCACGACCCGGCTGGAGCACGACTACGTCCTCGTCAGCGAGCGCGGCTCGCGGTGGGACGTGGACGACCGGCGGGCCGAGCCGCACCTGGAGCGCGCGTTCACGCCCGCCACCCTCTCGTCCGCGGTCGCCGAGGAGTTCGGCGTGCGCGGGCCGGTGCAGACCGTGTCGACCGGGTGCACCTCCGGTCTGGACGCGGTGGGGTACGCCTACCACGCCGTCGCCGAGGGCCGCGTCGACGTGTGCCTGGCGGGCGCGGCGGACTCGCCGATATCGCCGATCACCATGGCCTGCTTCGACGCCATCAAGGCGACCTCGCCGAACAACGACGACCCCGCGCACGCCTCCCGGCCCTTCGACGCCGACCGCAACGGCTTCGTCATGGGCGAGGGGGCCGCCGTACTCGTCCTTGAGGACCTGGAGCACGCCCGGGCCCGTGGCGCGGACGTGTACTGCGAGATCTCCGGCTACGCGACCTTCGGCAACGCGTACCACATGACCGGGCTCACCAAGGAGGGCCTGGAGATGGCGCGGGCCATCGACACGGCACTCGACATGGCCGGGCTGGACGGGTCCGCCATCGACTACGTGAACGCGCACGGCTCCGGCACCCAGCAGAACGACCGGCACGAGACCGCGGCCGTCAAACGCTCGCTGGGCGAGCACGCCTACGCGACGCCGATGAGCTCGATCAAGTCCATGGTGGGCCACTCGCTCGGTGCGATCGGCTCGATCGAGCTGGCCGCCTGCGTGCTGGCGATGGCCCACCAGGTGGTGCCCCCCACCGCCAACTACACGACCCCCGACCCAGAGTGCGACCTGGACTACGTGCCGCGCGAGGCGCGGGAGCGGACGCTGCGGCACGTGCTGTCGGTGGGCAGCGGCTTCGGCGGCTTCCAGTCCGCCGTCGTACTGAGCGGTTCCGAAGGAGGGCTGCGATGA
- a CDS encoding TcmI family type II polyketide cyclase: MHHTLIVARMAPGAAPDIAKVFAESDSGELPHLVGVNRRSLFEFGDGVYLHLIESDEDPAPTIGRLTGHPEFRQVSERLEPYVSAYDPATWRGPKDAMARCFYRWERTAAG; encoded by the coding sequence ATGCACCACACCCTGATCGTCGCCCGGATGGCACCGGGCGCCGCCCCGGACATCGCGAAGGTGTTCGCCGAGTCCGACAGCGGCGAGCTGCCGCACCTGGTGGGCGTCAACCGGCGCAGTCTCTTCGAGTTCGGTGACGGCGTGTACCTGCACCTCATCGAGAGCGACGAGGACCCGGCCCCCACCATCGGCAGGCTGACCGGGCATCCGGAGTTCCGGCAGGTCAGCGAGCGGCTGGAGCCGTACGTCTCGGCGTACGACCCGGCGACCTGGCGCGGTCCGAAGGACGCGATGGCGCGCTGCTTCTACCGCTGGGAGCGGACCGCCGCCGGCTGA
- a CDS encoding patatin-like phospholipase family protein: protein MADTALVLGGGGLTAYAWQIGVLAALAEAGIDLGDADVLAGTSAGALLALDLAEGSPSSALYAEQINRERAMLDVDFTFAMTVRYLWAALGSRDPKTVIKRIGRLALTVRDVPETEVFEAIGPQLRVSTWPQRPVRLFAVDALTGEPTAFTADSGVDLLHAMSATCALPPLFPPITIGTGRWMDGGVRSTTNADLVDDCARVVVLAPIPKGAGASPSAATQVQTLVSNGARAALLTPDRQARRAFGRNPLDAGRIPAAAREGLRQGTAQADRIRTTWQG, encoded by the coding sequence ATGGCGGACACGGCACTGGTGCTGGGCGGGGGCGGCCTGACCGCGTACGCGTGGCAGATCGGCGTACTGGCGGCACTGGCGGAGGCGGGGATCGACCTCGGCGACGCCGACGTCCTCGCCGGCACGTCGGCCGGCGCACTGCTGGCGCTGGACCTGGCCGAAGGATCGCCCTCCTCCGCGCTCTACGCGGAACAGATCAACCGCGAACGGGCCATGCTGGACGTGGACTTCACCTTCGCCATGACGGTCAGGTACCTGTGGGCCGCGCTGGGTTCGCGCGACCCCAAGACCGTGATCAAACGCATCGGCCGACTGGCACTCACCGTGCGCGACGTCCCGGAGACCGAGGTCTTCGAAGCCATAGGCCCTCAACTCCGGGTCTCCACATGGCCTCAGAGGCCCGTACGCCTCTTCGCCGTCGACGCCCTCACCGGCGAACCGACGGCCTTCACCGCCGACAGCGGCGTCGACCTGCTGCACGCCATGTCGGCCACCTGCGCACTGCCGCCCCTCTTCCCGCCGATCACCATCGGCACGGGCCGCTGGATGGACGGCGGCGTACGCTCCACGACCAACGCAGACCTGGTCGACGACTGCGCGCGGGTCGTCGTACTGGCGCCCATCCCCAAGGGGGCGGGAGCGAGTCCGAGCGCGGCGACCCAGGTACAGACCCTCGTCTCGAACGGCGCCCGGGCCGCCCTCCTGACCCCCGACCGACAGGCCCGCCGCGCCTTCGGCCGCAACCCCCTGGACGCCGGCCGCATCCCGGCCGCGGCCCGGGAGGGCCTACGGCAGGGCACGGCACAGGCCGACCGGATCAGAACAACCTGGCAAGGCTGA
- a CDS encoding DNA methyltransferase produces MAEEIVVGRGDPAYLAHAYLTKVPVPAITPFIEAYCPPGGVVVDPFAGSGMTGIAARITGRQARLSDISVLGRHIGSNYLNMVEGYEFTGAAQAVIKRAKDAVGKIYEVPCSGCGGNGQLAKTVWSVLVRCAGCEEPVNYYHSLEAAEWSKPKMICPHCSAHISSSLERVGEQPVVDYVNCACSPKQLEQPAVAAPRIDVDGLDFPHVEITPDREMYRASALGKSGYTTVASFYSPRNLRTLVALRDEIRSIEDRALSQKLLFAFTATLTRASKRYQWSHKRPLNAANQNYYIAPVFYEWNVFELFERKTTAVLKADEWIRGQAFTHNVDADSVPAEYVTESAAELSLPDASVDYVFTDPPFGSNLFYADMALFQEGWLDGFTDVGKEAVIDRSTGTKRTAGRYEALLTESLKQCRRILKPGGRISMVFGNSSGKIWAVVQRAVAAAGLRIEPEKIAILNKGQRSVKGLASGFEHVATLDLVLTMVPQDDAEASFKQPTAEAVAAATRELAGAAGPASPSHLYLELLRRALREGWGVADLSLQTATATLLDDGWSIDPKTGLMVEPE; encoded by the coding sequence ATGGCTGAGGAGATCGTGGTGGGTCGTGGTGACCCTGCCTACCTCGCCCACGCCTACCTGACGAAGGTCCCCGTGCCTGCGATTACGCCGTTCATCGAGGCATACTGTCCGCCCGGCGGCGTCGTGGTCGACCCGTTCGCCGGATCCGGCATGACCGGGATCGCGGCGCGGATCACCGGGCGTCAGGCGCGCCTGTCGGACATCTCTGTGCTGGGTCGACACATCGGGTCCAACTACCTGAACATGGTGGAAGGGTACGAGTTCACGGGTGCCGCGCAGGCCGTTATCAAGCGGGCCAAGGACGCTGTGGGCAAGATCTACGAGGTTCCCTGCAGTGGGTGCGGTGGGAATGGCCAACTTGCGAAAACCGTTTGGAGCGTTCTGGTGAGGTGCGCGGGCTGTGAGGAGCCCGTGAACTACTACCACTCACTCGAGGCCGCAGAGTGGTCGAAGCCGAAGATGATTTGCCCCCATTGCTCGGCCCACATTTCGAGTTCGCTCGAGCGCGTGGGTGAGCAGCCCGTGGTCGACTACGTTAACTGCGCGTGCTCCCCGAAGCAGCTTGAGCAGCCGGCGGTCGCCGCGCCGCGCATCGACGTCGACGGCCTGGACTTCCCCCACGTTGAGATTACGCCCGATCGGGAGATGTATCGGGCCTCTGCGCTGGGCAAGAGCGGCTACACAACCGTAGCTTCGTTCTATTCGCCGCGTAACTTGCGCACTCTGGTGGCCCTGCGCGATGAGATCCGCAGTATCGAGGACCGGGCCCTGAGCCAGAAGCTGCTGTTCGCGTTCACCGCAACATTGACTCGGGCGAGCAAGCGGTATCAGTGGTCGCACAAACGTCCACTGAACGCCGCGAACCAGAATTACTACATCGCGCCGGTTTTCTACGAGTGGAACGTCTTCGAACTATTCGAACGCAAGACGACCGCCGTGCTGAAGGCTGATGAATGGATCCGGGGACAGGCGTTCACGCACAACGTGGACGCGGACTCGGTGCCTGCGGAGTACGTCACGGAGAGTGCTGCGGAGCTGTCCCTGCCGGACGCAAGCGTGGACTACGTGTTCACGGACCCGCCGTTTGGTTCGAACCTCTTCTACGCGGATATGGCGTTGTTCCAGGAGGGCTGGCTGGATGGTTTCACCGACGTCGGCAAGGAAGCGGTCATCGATCGCTCTACTGGCACGAAACGCACGGCGGGCCGCTATGAAGCGCTGCTGACGGAGTCGCTGAAGCAGTGCCGCCGCATCCTTAAGCCTGGCGGACGCATTTCAATGGTCTTCGGTAACTCCTCGGGCAAGATCTGGGCAGTGGTCCAGCGAGCAGTCGCAGCAGCCGGCCTGCGTATCGAGCCGGAGAAAATCGCTATCCTGAACAAGGGGCAGCGCTCCGTTAAAGGCCTGGCCTCGGGCTTCGAACACGTAGCTACGCTCGATCTTGTCCTGACGATGGTTCCGCAGGACGACGCCGAGGCTTCGTTCAAGCAGCCGACGGCCGAGGCTGTTGCTGCGGCGACGCGCGAGTTGGCCGGCGCTGCCGGCCCTGCCTCTCCGAGTCACCTGTATCTGGAGCTGCTTCGTCGCGCGCTTCGTGAAGGATGGGGCGTCGCGGACCTCAGCCTGCAGACGGCGACGGCAACGCTGCTCGACGACGGGTGGAGCATCGACCCGAAGACAGGCCTCATGGTCGAGCCCGAGTAG
- a CDS encoding SRPBCC family protein yields MAGHTDNEITIAAPMELVWDMTNDIDDWPRLFSEYASVDVLERDGDRVTFRLTMHPDADGKVWSWVSERVADPTTRTVRAHRVETGPFQYMNIVWEYSETADGTRMRWIQDFAMKPDAPVDDAWMTDNINRNSRTQMALIRDRIEQAAGERRTASVLAD; encoded by the coding sequence ATGGCAGGCCACACCGACAACGAGATCACCATCGCCGCGCCGATGGAGCTGGTCTGGGACATGACCAACGACATCGACGACTGGCCCCGGCTGTTCAGCGAGTACGCCTCCGTGGACGTGCTCGAGCGCGACGGCGACCGCGTCACGTTCCGGCTCACCATGCACCCGGACGCGGACGGCAAGGTGTGGAGCTGGGTCTCCGAGCGCGTCGCCGACCCGACGACGCGCACCGTGCGCGCCCACCGGGTCGAGACCGGTCCCTTCCAGTACATGAACATCGTCTGGGAGTACAGCGAGACCGCGGACGGCACCCGGATGCGCTGGATCCAGGACTTCGCGATGAAGCCGGACGCGCCGGTGGACGACGCCTGGATGACGGACAACATCAACCGCAACTCGCGGACGCAGATGGCCCTCATCCGGGACCGGATCGAGCAGGCGGCGGGCGAGCGGCGGACCGCCTCGGTACTCGCCGACTGA